A region from the Brachyspira hampsonii genome encodes:
- a CDS encoding zinc metallopeptidase, with amino-acid sequence MFSGYFEYYFGYIWILIPGILLGFWAQMKVKSTYAKYSRMENKRGITGAQTARYILEGYGIDIPVERIGGTLTDHYDPSSKVLRLSAGVYDGTDVAALGVAAHEVGHAIQHNRGYAPLSIRNGFYPLCAIGDQFGPYLVLIGIMIGGAGSFSYYIMMAGIVLFAFAVFFSLVTLPVEFDASNRAIKILDKGGFLDSEELYGAKKVLSAAALTYVAAAVTAILTLLRLLMLAQRRRD; translated from the coding sequence ATGTTTAGCGGATATTTTGAATATTATTTCGGATATATATGGATACTAATTCCGGGAATACTTTTAGGTTTCTGGGCTCAGATGAAAGTAAAGAGTACTTATGCTAAATACAGCAGAATGGAAAATAAAAGAGGAATTACAGGAGCACAAACTGCAAGATATATTTTAGAAGGATATGGAATAGACATTCCTGTGGAAAGAATAGGAGGAACTTTAACAGACCATTATGATCCTTCTTCAAAAGTATTAAGACTTTCTGCGGGAGTTTATGATGGCACTGATGTGGCTGCCTTAGGAGTTGCTGCTCATGAGGTAGGACATGCTATACAGCATAACAGAGGGTATGCTCCTCTTTCTATAAGAAACGGATTCTATCCTTTATGTGCTATAGGAGATCAATTCGGACCTTATTTAGTGCTTATAGGTATTATGATAGGAGGGGCTGGAAGTTTTTCATACTACATAATGATGGCTGGTATTGTACTTTTTGCATTTGCGGTATTCTTCTCTCTTGTTACATTACCTGTAGAATTTGATGCTTCAAACAGAGCTATAAAGATATTGGATAAAGGCGGATTTTTAGACAGCGAAGAGCTTTACGGAGCTAAGAAAGTATTATCTGCTGCTGCTTTAACTTATGTTGCTGCTGCTGTTACTGCTATACTTACACTTTTAAGACTTTTGATGTTAGCACAAAGAAGAAGAGATTAA
- the purN gene encoding phosphoribosylglycinamide formyltransferase yields the protein MLRVAVLISGGGSNLKSLIDSQDNDYYKIDIVIADRDCGGLNIVENAGIKAVLLDRKIYKKDLFKKIDEELSNIDLVVLAGFLSIVDSLFIKKWEGKIINIHPSLLPKYGGKGMYGIHVHEAVIANKEKESGCTVHYVTDTIDGGDIIMQAKVPVKEDDTADILQKRVLVEEHKLLPATVKKLSRI from the coding sequence ATGCTTAGAGTAGCTGTTTTAATTTCCGGAGGCGGAAGTAATTTAAAATCTTTGATAGATTCTCAGGATAATGATTATTATAAAATAGATATAGTTATTGCTGATAGAGATTGCGGGGGATTGAATATTGTAGAAAATGCTGGAATAAAAGCTGTATTATTAGATAGAAAAATATACAAAAAAGATTTATTTAAAAAGATAGATGAAGAACTTTCTAATATAGATTTGGTTGTATTGGCTGGATTTTTATCAATAGTAGACAGTCTTTTTATAAAAAAATGGGAAGGAAAAATTATTAATATTCATCCATCTCTTCTTCCTAAATATGGCGGAAAGGGTATGTATGGTATTCATGTGCATGAGGCAGTAATTGCAAATAAGGAAAAGGAATCAGGATGTACTGTTCATTATGTTACTGATACTATAGACGGAGGGGATATTATAATGCAGGCTAAAGTACCTGTAAAAGAAGATGATACTGCTGATATTTTACAAAAAAGAGTATTAGTAGAAGAACATAAATTGCTTCCTGCTACTGTGAAAAAACTTTCTAGAATTTGA
- a CDS encoding zf-HC2 domain-containing protein, with protein sequence MKNNHEYYEMLISRYKDNDLDANEIFEMEKHLASCKSCQKFKDELNSMSSILLGKSNIKINKKPVSIFNKKRVIASISSIAAALLIFGAVSTIYNNNNITSNSNDSAKLIASDLNNNSTITTSTDDYNTEEDYAPLSSYFTYSDINTENDSLDDNNAEISIMSAYIYYMGK encoded by the coding sequence ATGAAAAATAATCATGAATATTATGAAATGCTTATTAGCAGATATAAGGACAATGACTTAGATGCTAATGAAATATTTGAAATGGAAAAACATTTAGCTTCTTGCAAATCTTGTCAGAAATTCAAAGATGAATTAAATTCTATGTCATCTATACTTTTAGGAAAGTCAAATATAAAAATTAATAAAAAGCCTGTAAGTATATTTAATAAAAAGAGAGTGATAGCATCTATAAGTTCAATAGCGGCTGCTTTACTCATATTCGGAGCTGTTAGTACAATATATAACAATAATAATATCACAAGCAATTCAAATGACTCTGCAAAATTGATAGCTTCTGATCTGAATAACAATTCTACAATAACAACTAGTACTGATGATTACAATACTGAAGAGGATTATGCACCTCTATCAAGTTATTTTACTTACAGTGATATTAATACTGAAAATGATTCATTAGATGATAATAATGCAGAAATATCTATAATGTCGGCATATATTTATTATATGGGAAAATAA
- a CDS encoding M28 family peptidase — MKYITMLFIVMTMLLYSCSNAKANTSQKDNDKKINENFYFNTENAYDYIKAQTDLGPRNYGSEAHKKVREFFKQEISNMGYEVFSHNFEAPYIKGRNGENIYAFLKGKTDNYIIITSHFDSRSVAEKDPVQFNRNKPISGANDGASSSGVLLELMKALKNYNDLPYSVCFVLFDLEDDGNLFDVEGTSLIETDWIQGSIAFVNEVIIRDKIIDKQKIKFGILLDMVGSKNAKFKYESFAHTYYSPIYNKIWQYANDLGYGNYFFDEHYGTIIDDHTPFLNERIPFIDVIDMGYPFHHTSQDTIDKLDKKTLEAVGKTIEYSIKNADKIY, encoded by the coding sequence ATGAAATATATTACAATGCTTTTTATAGTGATGACTATGTTATTATATTCATGCAGTAATGCAAAAGCAAATACATCTCAAAAAGATAATGATAAGAAAATAAATGAAAATTTCTATTTCAATACTGAAAATGCATACGATTATATAAAAGCACAGACTGATTTAGGACCTAGAAACTATGGAAGCGAAGCTCACAAAAAGGTAAGAGAATTTTTTAAACAAGAAATTTCTAATATGGGTTATGAAGTTTTTAGTCATAATTTTGAAGCTCCTTATATAAAGGGAAGAAACGGAGAAAATATATACGCATTTCTTAAAGGAAAAACTGATAACTATATAATTATTACAAGTCATTTTGATAGCCGCTCTGTTGCAGAAAAAGACCCCGTACAATTCAATAGAAATAAACCTATAAGCGGTGCTAATGACGGAGCAAGCAGCAGCGGAGTATTATTAGAACTTATGAAGGCTTTAAAAAATTATAATGATTTGCCTTATAGTGTATGCTTTGTACTATTCGACTTAGAAGATGACGGAAATTTATTTGATGTTGAAGGCACTTCTCTAATAGAAACCGACTGGATACAGGGAAGTATTGCTTTTGTAAATGAAGTTATAATAAGAGATAAAATAATTGATAAACAAAAAATAAAATTCGGAATACTTCTTGATATGGTTGGAAGTAAAAATGCAAAATTCAAATACGAAAGTTTTGCCCATACATATTATTCCCCAATTTATAACAAAATATGGCAGTATGCAAATGATTTAGGTTATGGTAATTATTTTTTTGATGAACATTATGGTACTATAATAGATGATCATACACCGTTTTTAAATGAAAGAATACCTTTTATCGATGTTATAGATATGGGATATCCTTTTCATCATACATCGCAGGATACTATAGATAAATTAGATAAAAAAACCTTAGAAGCTGTAGGAAAAACTATAGAATACTCTATAAAGAACGCCGATAAAATTTATTAA
- a CDS encoding MetS family NSS transporter small subunit yields MGLDSAIFMGFSLLAIWGGFAFFLGIAIRKM; encoded by the coding sequence ATGGGATTAGATTCTGCTATATTTATGGGATTTAGTTTATTAGCTATTTGGGGAGGATTTGCTTTCTTTTTGGGAATAGCTATAAGAAAAATGTAA
- a CDS encoding tRNA (cytidine(34)-2'-O)-methyltransferase — protein MSSIDNIKKVNDNFNIKIALYRPEIPANTGNIGRLCVGLNIELHIVSKPSFIISSKEVKRAGLDYWEHLKLVKHENENTFLEYCNNNNKRIVPITKFGKNRYDEFNYQNNDILLFGRESTGLRESLWENDLENSVYIPMSDNIRSINVSNTAAIVAYEAYRHIVLSNN, from the coding sequence ATGAGTAGCATAGATAATATAAAAAAAGTAAATGATAATTTCAATATAAAAATAGCTTTATATAGACCGGAAATACCCGCTAACACAGGAAACATTGGAAGATTATGCGTAGGTCTTAATATAGAGCTTCATATAGTATCTAAACCTTCTTTTATAATAAGTTCAAAAGAAGTAAAACGGGCAGGTCTTGATTATTGGGAGCATCTAAAATTGGTAAAGCATGAAAATGAAAATACTTTTTTAGAATACTGCAATAACAATAATAAAAGAATAGTTCCAATTACAAAGTTCGGAAAAAATAGATACGATGAGTTTAACTATCAGAATAATGATATACTTTTATTCGGCAGAGAATCAACAGGACTTAGAGAATCATTATGGGAAAATGATTTAGAAAACTCTGTATATATACCAATGAGTGATAATATTCGTTCCATAAATGTATCGAATACTGCAGCTATAGTTGCTTATGAGGCATATAGGCATATTGTTTTAAGTAATAATTAA
- the infB gene encoding translation initiation factor IF-2 — protein sequence MSQKNENNEKNLNQESSAADNKPKVIIKKNNASNNNNDDNQAAAAVKKVKKVIVKKKIIIHNKSDKPYTQKQDNNNNNTPEKNNIAKENRDNKESKGKHYSHNRDNKDFKENKSYKDSPAIEAPVEDVSSFKKDNKKDNKKRDYDKKDKEYDKKSSQKDSKAEAAQRQENKIFNKLQAKKRQQEQRLASVEKEISIMETITVGDLAKKMNLRASDIISKLMGMGTMARVNDIIDSDTATIIADDFGCKVNVISLQEEATIEVKEDREEDLKPRPPVVTIMGHVDHGKTSLLDAIRHSNITSKESGGITQNIGAYKVKIPSGEIAFIDTPGHAAFTMMRARGAKSTDIVILVVASDDGVMPQTVEALNHAKEANVPIIVAVNKMDLPNASMDKVKAALSEYGLTPEEWGGDTQYIGVSALTKHGINELLEAIILQAEMLELKANPNREAIGIVLEASLDQGRGPVGTVLVQNGTLKIGDYFVCGLSVGKVRAMVNDLGQRVTKALPSTPVEVLGFEKTPEAGESFNVMLDEKEAKAIADKRVQLKQQEALKANVKVTLENLYEKIASDAMKEFKVIIKADVQGSAEALRDALNKIQSDKIRFVSIYSASGAVTESDVNLAHASNAIIIAYRVRPSGKARELAEKLGIPIERYDIIYEAIEAIQNAMKGSLERLKKEVDIGTVEVRDVFHVPKVGTIAGCYVTSGKIERNAGVRVMRDNVLIYTSKISSLRRIKDDVKEVASGYECGASIENFNDIKKGDLLEIFKIEEIAQDL from the coding sequence ATGTCTCAAAAAAATGAGAATAATGAAAAAAATTTGAATCAGGAAAGCTCTGCAGCTGATAATAAACCAAAAGTTATTATAAAAAAAAATAATGCATCTAATAACAATAATGATGATAATCAGGCTGCAGCAGCTGTTAAAAAAGTAAAAAAAGTTATAGTAAAAAAGAAAATAATAATACATAATAAATCTGATAAGCCTTATACTCAGAAACAGGATAATAATAACAATAATACTCCTGAAAAAAATAATATAGCAAAAGAAAATAGAGATAATAAAGAATCAAAAGGTAAACATTATTCTCATAATAGAGATAATAAAGATTTTAAAGAAAATAAATCATATAAAGATTCTCCTGCTATAGAAGCTCCTGTAGAGGATGTATCCTCATTCAAGAAAGATAATAAAAAAGATAATAAGAAAAGAGATTACGATAAAAAAGATAAAGAGTATGATAAGAAATCATCTCAGAAAGATTCCAAAGCAGAAGCAGCTCAAAGGCAGGAAAATAAAATATTTAATAAACTTCAGGCTAAAAAGCGTCAGCAGGAACAAAGACTTGCAAGCGTTGAAAAAGAAATCAGCATAATGGAAACAATTACTGTAGGCGACTTAGCTAAAAAGATGAATTTAAGAGCCTCTGATATAATATCCAAACTTATGGGTATGGGTACTATGGCTAGAGTTAATGATATAATTGATTCTGATACTGCCACAATTATAGCTGATGATTTCGGATGTAAAGTTAATGTTATATCCTTACAGGAAGAAGCTACTATTGAAGTAAAAGAAGATAGAGAAGAAGATTTAAAACCTCGTCCTCCTGTTGTAACAATAATGGGGCATGTTGACCATGGTAAAACTTCTCTTCTTGATGCTATAAGACATAGTAATATTACATCAAAAGAAAGCGGCGGAATCACTCAGAATATAGGTGCCTACAAAGTAAAAATACCTAGCGGTGAAATAGCTTTTATAGATACTCCAGGACACGCAGCATTTACTATGATGAGAGCAAGGGGGGCAAAAAGTACTGATATTGTCATACTTGTTGTCGCTTCAGATGACGGAGTTATGCCTCAAACTGTAGAAGCATTAAACCATGCCAAAGAGGCTAATGTTCCTATAATAGTTGCTGTTAATAAAATGGATTTACCTAATGCCTCTATGGATAAAGTTAAAGCAGCATTATCTGAATACGGACTTACTCCTGAAGAATGGGGCGGGGATACTCAGTATATAGGCGTTAGTGCTTTAACTAAACATGGTATCAATGAATTATTAGAAGCCATTATACTTCAGGCAGAAATGCTTGAATTAAAGGCTAATCCTAACAGAGAGGCTATTGGTATAGTTCTCGAAGCTTCGCTTGATCAGGGAAGAGGTCCTGTAGGAACTGTTCTTGTACAAAATGGTACTTTGAAAATTGGAGACTATTTTGTATGCGGGCTTTCTGTTGGTAAAGTCAGAGCTATGGTTAATGATTTAGGTCAGAGAGTTACAAAGGCTTTGCCTTCTACTCCTGTTGAGGTTTTGGGATTTGAAAAAACTCCCGAAGCTGGTGAATCATTTAATGTTATGCTTGATGAAAAAGAAGCTAAAGCTATAGCTGATAAAAGAGTTCAGTTGAAACAGCAGGAGGCTTTAAAGGCTAATGTTAAAGTTACTTTGGAAAACCTTTATGAGAAAATAGCTTCTGATGCTATGAAAGAGTTTAAAGTTATAATTAAAGCAGATGTTCAGGGAAGTGCTGAGGCTTTGAGAGATGCTTTAAATAAAATACAAAGTGATAAAATAAGATTTGTTTCAATATATAGTGCATCAGGGGCGGTTACTGAAAGTGATGTAAACTTGGCCCATGCATCTAATGCTATCATTATAGCTTATAGAGTTCGTCCTTCCGGAAAAGCTAGAGAATTAGCTGAAAAACTCGGCATTCCTATAGAAAGATATGATATCATTTATGAGGCAATAGAGGCTATTCAGAATGCTATGAAAGGTTCTCTTGAAAGACTTAAAAAAGAAGTTGATATCGGTACTGTTGAGGTTAGAGATGTATTCCATGTTCCTAAAGTGGGTACTATTGCAGGCTGTTATGTAACTAGCGGAAAAATAGAAAGAAATGCCGGTGTAAGAGTGATGAGAGATAATGTACTTATTTATACAAGCAAGATTTCTAGTTTAAGAAGAATTAAAGATGATGTTAAAGAAGTTGCAAGCGGTTATGAATGCGGGGCTTCTATAGAGAACTTTAATGATATCAAAAAAGGCGATTTGCTTGAGATATTCAAGATTGAAGAAATAGCTCAGGATTTATAA
- a CDS encoding sodium-dependent transporter, with amino-acid sequence MSHHHHRGQWGTRAGFILAAIGSAVGLGNIWRFPYMVASNGGGAFMIVFLIAMLTAGIPIMILEFSIGHKTHKSAPGALKALNPSWEWLGWLQVFTCFAIVIYYSVIIAWSLSYGLFSIQGLKWGADTAGFFTKEYLKLQDGFSLSNFNIGVAVPLIIVWVIILISVIGGVKDGIEKANKIFMPLLAILVVIILIRGITLPGALSGLDYMFKPDFSKLTNPKIWIDAYGQVFYSMSVAFGIMITYSSYLPDDSDIANNAFMTGFADTSFSLFAGITVFSIIGYMAHSQGKEVAEVAGNGGIGLAFMVFPEAINSLPGLNGLFGVVFFLVLSFAGLTSAISLAEVVISSFIDKFHFNRKKVSIIIIVIQGAISMVYATGSGLSILDIVDAFINNYNIVVSGLIEIILVAWVYKLGSFKETINKVSEFSVGAWWDFCLKFLTPIFLAVMLSLKLINDFKTPYGGYPSWALIALGWSMPVIAFIVGILFAKFKDRQPNTPH; translated from the coding sequence CTTGCTGCTATAGGTTCTGCTGTTGGTTTAGGTAATATATGGCGTTTCCCATATATGGTTGCATCTAATGGTGGCGGTGCTTTTATGATAGTTTTCCTTATAGCTATGCTCACAGCTGGTATACCTATAATGATACTAGAATTTTCTATAGGGCATAAAACTCATAAAAGTGCACCCGGTGCTTTAAAAGCATTAAACCCTTCTTGGGAATGGTTGGGGTGGTTACAAGTATTTACATGTTTTGCAATAGTTATTTATTATTCTGTTATTATTGCTTGGTCATTATCTTACGGACTCTTTTCTATTCAAGGTTTAAAATGGGGAGCTGATACAGCTGGTTTTTTCACAAAAGAGTATTTAAAACTTCAAGATGGTTTTTCACTCAGCAATTTTAATATAGGAGTTGCAGTTCCTTTAATTATTGTTTGGGTTATTATATTAATTTCTGTTATTGGCGGAGTTAAAGACGGTATAGAAAAAGCAAACAAAATATTTATGCCTTTATTAGCTATATTAGTAGTAATTATTCTTATCAGAGGTATAACTTTACCTGGTGCTTTATCCGGTCTTGATTATATGTTCAAACCTGACTTTTCTAAACTTACTAATCCTAAAATTTGGATAGATGCCTACGGACAAGTATTTTACAGTATGTCTGTAGCTTTTGGTATAATGATTACATATTCAAGCTATTTGCCTGATGATTCTGATATAGCAAATAATGCATTTATGACAGGTTTTGCTGATACTAGTTTCAGTTTATTTGCTGGTATAACAGTATTTAGTATAATAGGTTATATGGCACATTCTCAAGGAAAAGAAGTAGCTGAAGTTGCAGGAAACGGCGGTATAGGTTTAGCATTTATGGTATTTCCTGAAGCTATTAATTCTTTACCTGGTTTAAATGGATTATTTGGAGTAGTATTCTTCTTGGTTCTTTCATTTGCTGGTCTTACTTCTGCCATATCACTTGCCGAAGTTGTTATATCTTCATTTATAGATAAGTTCCATTTCAATAGAAAAAAAGTAAGTATTATTATAATAGTTATACAAGGTGCTATATCTATGGTATATGCTACAGGAAGCGGGCTTTCTATACTTGATATAGTTGATGCATTTATAAATAATTACAATATTGTAGTAAGCGGTTTAATAGAGATTATATTAGTTGCTTGGGTATATAAACTTGGATCATTTAAGGAAACTATCAATAAAGTAAGTGAATTTAGCGTAGGAGCATGGTGGGATTTCTGTTTGAAGTTTTTAACTCCTATATTCCTAGCTGTAATGTTATCTTTGAAATTAATAAATGATTTCAAAACTCCTTACGGCGGTTATCCTAGTTGGGCTTTAATTGCTTTGGGTTGGTCTATGCCTGTTATAGCATTTATAGTTGGTATATTATTTGCCAAATTTAAAGACAGACAGCCTAATACACCTCATTAA
- a CDS encoding flagellin — MIINNNISALNANRQLNLTGNSMTKTIAQLSSGMRINTAGDDASGLAVSEKMRSQYRGLQQATRNAQNGISFIQTTEGYLNETTNIMQRMRELAIQSANGIYSDSDRALIQVEVNQLVAEVDRIASQAEFNKMNMLTGRFAADAQTPMTFHIGANMDQRVSVNIGAMTAANLQVGGDTPISISSVETANQALGRIDEGIQMVVAQRAELGAVQNRMESMVKSLMIATENTIASESVIRDADMASAMVAYTREQILQQTGAAMLANANMKNQSIMRIIG; from the coding sequence ATGATTATCAACAATAATATTTCTGCATTAAATGCAAACAGACAATTGAATTTAACAGGAAATTCAATGACTAAAACAATAGCACAGCTTTCTAGCGGTATGAGAATTAACACTGCTGGAGATGATGCTTCTGGATTAGCAGTATCTGAAAAAATGCGTTCACAATACCGTGGTTTACAACAAGCTACTAGAAACGCTCAAAACGGTATATCTTTCATTCAAACAACTGAAGGTTATTTAAATGAAACTACTAACATTATGCAAAGAATGAGAGAATTAGCTATTCAATCTGCTAATGGTATTTATTCTGACAGCGACAGAGCTTTAATTCAAGTAGAAGTTAACCAATTAGTAGCTGAAGTTGACAGAATTGCTTCTCAAGCTGAATTCAATAAAATGAATATGTTAACAGGACGTTTTGCTGCTGATGCTCAAACTCCTATGACTTTCCACATCGGTGCTAATATGGATCAAAGAGTATCTGTTAATATAGGTGCTATGACTGCTGCTAACTTACAAGTTGGAGGAGACACTCCTATTTCTATTTCTTCTGTAGAAACTGCTAACCAAGCTTTAGGAAGAATAGACGAAGGTATACAAATGGTAGTAGCTCAAAGAGCTGAATTAGGTGCTGTTCAAAATAGAATGGAATCTATGGTAAAAAGCTTAATGATAGCTACTGAAAACACTATCGCTTCTGAAAGTGTTATAAGAGATGCTGATATGGCTTCTGCTATGGTTGCTTATACTCGTGAACAAATCTTACAGCAAACAGGTGCTGCTATGTTAGCTAATGCTAATATGAAAAACCAATCTATAATGAGAATTATTGGATAA
- the purM gene encoding phosphoribosylformylglycinamidine cyclo-ligase, with protein MGVSYKDSGVSREEGYKAVSLMKEVVSKTMHSNVLNNIGSFGALYELGKYNNPVLVSGTDGVGTKLEIAFSMKKYDTVGIDAVAMCVNDVLCHGAKPIFFLDYLACGRLNGETAALIVKGIADGCYDAGAALIGGETAEMPGFYKDGDYDIAGFCVGVVEKDKIIDGSKVSEGDSIIGIASSGFHSNGFSLIRKLVRDYNAVYEGEKIGETLLTPTKIYVKKVLPLLEKYNIKGMAHITGGGLIENVPRSVAKGYKAVIKKDSFNTPNIFNYIQYLGNIKEEEMYNTFNMGIGFVIIAAKEDKDNIIKDLKEQNESAYEIGYIAKNDNEDKSDICLE; from the coding sequence ATGGGAGTTTCTTATAAAGACAGCGGAGTCAGCAGAGAGGAAGGCTATAAAGCTGTATCACTGATGAAAGAAGTTGTATCTAAAACTATGCACTCAAATGTACTTAATAATATAGGAAGTTTCGGTGCTTTGTATGAACTTGGCAAATATAATAATCCTGTACTTGTATCAGGAACTGACGGAGTAGGTACAAAATTAGAGATAGCATTTTCTATGAAGAAGTACGATACTGTTGGAATAGATGCTGTTGCTATGTGTGTTAATGATGTGCTTTGTCATGGTGCTAAGCCGATTTTCTTTTTGGATTATCTTGCATGCGGAAGATTGAATGGAGAAACTGCTGCTCTGATAGTAAAAGGTATTGCTGATGGTTGTTATGATGCTGGGGCTGCTTTAATAGGAGGAGAGACAGCTGAAATGCCCGGATTTTATAAAGACGGAGATTATGATATAGCAGGTTTTTGTGTCGGAGTTGTAGAGAAAGATAAAATCATTGACGGCTCTAAAGTAAGCGAGGGAGATTCCATTATAGGTATTGCATCTTCAGGATTTCATAGTAATGGATTTTCTTTAATAAGAAAACTTGTACGAGATTATAATGCTGTATATGAAGGTGAAAAAATAGGAGAAACTCTTTTAACGCCCACTAAAATATATGTGAAAAAAGTACTGCCTTTACTAGAAAAATATAATATTAAAGGTATGGCTCATATTACAGGAGGCGGCTTAATAGAAAATGTTCCGCGTTCTGTTGCTAAGGGATACAAAGCTGTAATTAAAAAGGATAGTTTTAATACACCTAATATATTTAATTATATTCAGTATTTAGGTAATATAAAAGAAGAAGAGATGTATAATACTTTTAATATGGGTATTGGATTTGTTATAATAGCTGCTAAAGAGGATAAAGATAATATTATAAAAGATTTGAAAGAGCAAAATGAATCTGCTTATGAAATAGGCTATATTGCTAAAAATGATAATGAGGATAAGAGTGATATATGCTTAGAGTAG
- a CDS encoding variable surface family protein, whose translation MKRALLIITAVLSMLSPSIFGMYGDQDDWIDFLTDGNQFRARMDQLGFVLGNSSIKGTFGFRSYNTLDVFGSILINKNNFDYLMATISGGIGYTSEAFSIGIGYNYTSVPVPASYNLGAHTPVLMINALNDNLRIVVPVQILVHNGDLQRIDNLYQYDHLGISTDTQIRYYTGIDAFNEIRLYVKYGQLGYKTDSYVDQNYGQEFFARSFGFETRFYFLNTPIGNVTVNPFIKVAYNTALHGFSTMVRAVDSLSETIEGYYPNVSFSATGNINAKWDKNPYDVTVQAVLALTANSDIVSLYLEPSLGYMAKYLGKLHYADQDGEYNLDFKVNHYLSWGAYAELYITPVKDLEWYFEMDVNNSDANSTGVPVSFAATTGITWYLPEF comes from the coding sequence ATGAAAAGAGCTTTATTAATTATTACAGCAGTATTAAGTATGCTATCTCCTTCAATATTTGGTATGTACGGAGATCAGGATGATTGGATTGATTTTCTTACAGACGGCAATCAGTTTAGAGCGAGAATGGATCAATTAGGATTTGTTTTAGGAAACAGCAGTATTAAAGGTACTTTCGGTTTTAGATCTTATAATACATTAGATGTATTTGGCAGCATATTAATTAACAAGAATAATTTTGATTATCTAATGGCAACTATTTCAGGCGGTATAGGATATACTTCCGAAGCTTTTAGCATAGGTATTGGCTATAATTATACCTCAGTTCCTGTTCCTGCTTCTTATAATTTGGGTGCTCATACTCCTGTACTTATGATTAATGCTTTAAATGATAATTTAAGAATAGTTGTTCCTGTGCAGATATTAGTACATAATGGAGATCTGCAAAGAATAGACAATTTGTATCAGTATGATCATTTAGGTATAAGTACTGATACTCAAATAAGATATTATACAGGCATAGATGCTTTTAATGAAATAAGATTATATGTAAAATACGGACAATTAGGATATAAAACTGATTCATATGTTGATCAAAATTATGGTCAGGAATTTTTTGCAAGATCATTTGGTTTTGAAACAAGATTCTATTTTCTTAATACCCCTATTGGAAATGTAACTGTTAATCCTTTTATTAAAGTAGCATATAATACAGCTTTACATGGTTTTAGTACCATGGTAAGAGCAGTAGACAGCTTGTCAGAGACCATAGAAGGCTATTATCCTAATGTTTCTTTTTCTGCAACAGGAAATATTAATGCCAAATGGGATAAAAATCCTTATGATGTAACTGTGCAGGCAGTATTAGCATTGACAGCCAATAGCGATATAGTTTCTCTTTATCTTGAACCTTCTTTAGGTTATATGGCTAAATATTTAGGAAAATTACATTATGCAGATCAAGATGGCGAATATAATTTAGATTTTAAAGTAAATCATTATTTATCTTGGGGTGCTTATGCCGAGCTTTATATAACACCTGTTAAAGATTTAGAATGGTATTTTGAAATGGATGTTAATAATAGTGATGCTAATTCTACAGGAGTACCTGTAAGTTTTGCGGCCACTACAGGTATAACCTGGTATTTGCCAGAATTTTAA